The Candidatus Binatus sp. genomic interval CGCCTGGTACATCGACACCAGCGAGAAAGTCGCCAACCAGGCGATCAATTTCCAGGCCTCCGCCACCAAGTGGGCCAAGGAAACTCCGCTCGCTCCTATCTTCGATGCGCAGATCGAATACGGCAAGAAGTTCGTCGAGCGCTCCGCCAGCGCCGCGCGTTCGCTCTGGCGGCTCGAATAGCCGGTCTTTGCTCCCCTTCCTTGCGGGAAAAGGGCGGCTCGCGCTTGTCCCCCTTCCCATTTTGGGAAGGGGGTAGGGGCTCGGTTGCCTCGCACTCATTCCCGTCCCTATGCAAAAAAGCGCTATTCATGCTGCCGGTTTGTACTGTCACCCACATCCCCCGCACCAACACCTACTCGGCGTTCGGGGCGCGCAGTTCGAGATCCCGCGCAGTCGATTCCATAGCGGAGACAGTTTGTTGTCAGTGAGTTGACCGACTGCTACGTTGCGGTACGATCGTAAGCCTGTCCTCGCGTGGGAGGGATCTCAGATGCAGCGGAGCTTGCTCGTTTTGCTTATTTTCGCATCGACGGCGATCGCGGCGTGCGCGTCGCAGGGCGCGCCAGGCGCCCGCGGCGGTTCGACGGACGTGGTCGTCATGAACGGATGCAGGGTCGATCCGGCGCGAATCTGCAACAACATCCGTGGCCAAAACGTGGACATGAGCAACACCGGGTTGCAGGCCGACCCGCGGATGGTCGAGCAAAATACCGCGCGCACGGCGAATATCTTCGTCCCGGTGAGGAGGCTCAACGGCGACGAAATCTTCCAAGTTGAATGCGGGATGAACACGCTGAATCAATCGGTTAGCTGGGCGAAAGTGATGACCGGTCCGCCCGTCACCGACGACGACGCAAAGTATCTGCGCGCGCGGGGATACTGTTCGGAGCCCTGAGCAATTCTTCATGCGATACTTCACGTCTGAAATTCTGCTCGTCGTCGCCACGATCTTCATGGCGATTCGAGCCGGTGCGCAAGTGCCCGCCAATCCGGCATCGCCCGGAGTGCCGCCCGATTTCGCATCAAGCGCCAACGCGCGGGTGAATTACTATCGCGCGATGGCGAAGCTGCCGCCGGTCGTCAACGACAGCGCCATCAGTGCCGGCGCGTATAATCACGCACGCTATCTCGTCAAGAACGGAATTGCCGGCGGCGATATCGTTCTCGACGGGCAACGACTGCGTATTCAGTCTCCGCAGGACGCTTTCCGATGGGAGGTGAAAGGCAAGCCGTTCTACACCGACGAGGGCGCTTCGGCGGGCAGAGACGCGGTAGTCATAGCCGCGCGGAAGATCGACTTGAGCGGCGCCGACTTCGTCGATCGCATGATGACGATGCCGTTCAGCGGCCTGGTTCCGATGGTGCCGCAATTTTCGGTCGTCGGGCTCGGCGCGTATTGCGACCCGGGTCAGTGCGCGATCGTGATCCCGGGTCGCTTCGCGTTGGAGAAGTCGGTGCGCCTCGCGCTCTACGACGGACCCGCGAGCGATCGACTCTGGAATCCGAGCCTCGGACTCATTCCGATCGAGACAGGCCGGTTGCGATCGCCGGTCGAATTTCCGCCCGACGGCGCCACCGTTAATCTGCAATCGTACGCCGGCGGCGACTACCCAGATCCATTGTCCTCATGTCCCGGCTACAAAGCTCCCACCGGTACTCCGATTTCGATTCAACTCGGAAAAGGTTACGGCCCTGATGGCAGCCTCGAAGTAT includes:
- a CDS encoding CAP domain-containing protein translates to MRYFTSEILLVVATIFMAIRAGAQVPANPASPGVPPDFASSANARVNYYRAMAKLPPVVNDSAISAGAYNHARYLVKNGIAGGDIVLDGQRLRIQSPQDAFRWEVKGKPFYTDEGASAGRDAVVIAARKIDLSGADFVDRMMTMPFSGLVPMVPQFSVVGLGAYCDPGQCAIVIPGRFALEKSVRLALYDGPASDRLWNPSLGLIPIETGRLRSPVEFPPDGATVNLQSYAGGDYPDPLSSCPGYKAPTGTPISIQLGKGYGPDGSLEVSSDLVWRDGVEIETCLITAASYAGRNAEQTEAVKAGLARGGAAVMIPREPLAPGHYKVALKEAGKLYEWGFTVAAPARPAQSAPR